Genomic segment of Arthrobacter antioxidans:
TCCCGGGTGGCCTGTCGGAAAGGCAGAAAGACATGAGCACAGTGACGATCGTCGGAAGCGGCAAAATGGCCCGGGGTATCGCCCTCCGCATGCTGCATGCCCGATGCCAGGTCAGGATCCTCGGGAGGAACGGGGAGCAGACGCGCGCCCTGGTGGAAGAGCTCGGACCCGGCGCCCAGGGCGGCTACCCGGGCGAACCCATCGACGGCCACGTCGTTGTCCTCGCCATCCCCTACGCCGACATCAGGGAGCTCGTCCTCGAGTACGGGGCGGGCCTCGATGGGAAGATCGTAGTGGATATCAGCAACCCGGTCGACGTCGCCGGCTTCGATCGGCTGCTCACGCCGGCCGGCACGTCCTCGGCGGAGCAGACCGCGGAACTCCTGGGAGACCGGGCCGATGTGGTGAAGGCCTTCAACACCGTGTTCGCCGGCACACTCCAGGAGGGCAAGGTGGCCGGCGAACCGCTCGATGTCTTCCTGGCGGGCGACTCCGAGGATGCCAAGGCCGTGGTCAGCAGACTCGTGGCGGGTTCGGGTCTGCGCCCCGTCGACGTGGGGCCGTTGCGCCGTTCACGGGAACTCGAGGCGATGATGCTCCTGATCATGGGGCTGCAGGTCGGCGATGCCCACCCGCACTTCAACTGGGACACCGCGCTGAAGATCCTTCCGTGACCGCCCTCGCAGGCACACAGCCC
This window contains:
- a CDS encoding NADPH-dependent F420 reductase; its protein translation is MSTVTIVGSGKMARGIALRMLHARCQVRILGRNGEQTRALVEELGPGAQGGYPGEPIDGHVVVLAIPYADIRELVLEYGAGLDGKIVVDISNPVDVAGFDRLLTPAGTSSAEQTAELLGDRADVVKAFNTVFAGTLQEGKVAGEPLDVFLAGDSEDAKAVVSRLVAGSGLRPVDVGPLRRSRELEAMMLLIMGLQVGDAHPHFNWDTALKILP